A section of the Delphinus delphis chromosome 1, mDelDel1.2, whole genome shotgun sequence genome encodes:
- the DNTTIP2 gene encoding deoxynucleotidyltransferase terminal-interacting protein 2 isoform X2, giving the protein MNKPSTDGEISEAESNCSSVSEAQDPILRVTRRRQILVAGTPVSSVRKRLKITRVSESHTEEEVSEAESHISGISRIVHPTEITTRTRRSKAKSRTYPNQESHVEANSDAESSCSDISSFSGIATRRTTRSMQRKLQAQTEENDTKIVPGNEKQIINTPVNLEDSDTRRTSRLLARSLSQINKPNISNNETYDDPNNDSFFGNSGKKLIVQKHQSFNIREEKQDNVSPLKEVTKENCKSLEEEAKGIIDAGKEINEKNSQLKSLSELQDTSLQQLVSQRHSTPESNKTTSASSNLNCEAVMKSLAQTFAVVEVDRWNEERNSSIKTSDWIELGDGDDNDEEEECTVIGVGEDMSKERDVDFECDTKLCEVEPSTSQDKDDSVLLVLSSDESQQSENSENEEDTVCFIENSGQKESLNGDSENTSPDNALFVIDTTPRLSADKNFCLDEEDKASEVATEEEEEEEESEEEPSDSDRSKDNEFSDEDNLLNSTKSKLLKLTSSSIDPGLSIKQLGGLYINVNADKLQLNKRTLTQIKEKKKNELLQKAVITPDFEKNYCVPPYSESKYKLQKKRRQERQKTAGDGWFGMKAPELTDELKNDLKALKMRASMDPKRFYKKNDRDGFPKYFQIGTIVDNPADFYHSRVPRKQRKRTIVEELLADSEFRRYNRRKYSEIMAEKAANAAGKKFRKKKKFRN; this is encoded by the exons ATGAACAAACCTTCTACTGATGGAGAGATCTCTGAAGCAGAGTCAAACTGTTCTTCTGTGTCTGAGGCCCAGGATCCCATTTTAAGAGTAACTAGGAGAAGGCAGATCTTAGTTGCAGGCACCCCAGTTTCCAGTGTAAGGAAAAGGCTGAAAATAACTCGAGTAAGTGAGTCTCATACTGAAGAAGAAGTCTCTGAAGCAGAATCACATATTTCAGGTATTTCTAGAATTGTGCATCCCACAGAAATAACAACAAGAACCAGGAGAAGTAAGGCTAAATCCCGAACCTATCCAAACCAAGAATCCCATGTGGAAGCTAATTCTGATGCTGAGTCATCATGCTCagacatttcttcattttctggaaTTGCAACTAGGAGAACAACAAGGAGTATGCAAAGGAAATTACAGGCACAAACTGAGGAGAATGATACTAAGATTGTACcaggaaatgaaaagcaaatcatAAATACACCTGTGAATTTAGAGGATTCAGATACCAGACGAACTTCTCGTTTGCTAGCAAGATCGCTTTCTCAGATAAATAAGCCAAATATCTCTAATAATGAAACTTATGATGACCCTAATAATGACTCCTTCTTtggaaattcaggaaaaaaactaatAGTGCAAAAACACCAAAGTTTTAATATAAGAGAGGAAAAACAAGACAACGTTTCACCTCTCAAAGAAGTAACAAAGGAGAATTGTAAGAGCTTAGAGGAAGAAGCCAAAGGAataatagatgcaggaaaagaaattaatgagaaaaattCTCAGTTGAAGAGTCTTTCTGAACTTCAGGACACTAGCCTTCAGCAGTTAGTTTCGCAAAGGCATTCAACCCCTGAAAGTAACAAAACCACCTCAGCATCCTCAAACCTGAACTGTGAGGCTGTAATGAAATCGTTAGCTCAAACATTTGCAGTTGTGGAAGTGGACAGATGGAATGAAGAGAGAAACAGCAGCATAAAAACAAGTGACTGGATAGAgcttggtgatggtgatgataatgatgaagaAGAAGAGTGCACAGTTATAGGTGTTGGCGAAGACATGAGCAAAGAAAGGGATGTAGATTTTGAGTGTGATACCAAGCTGTGTGAAGTTGAGCCCAGCACATCTCAGGATAAAGATGATTCTGTTTTATTAGTTCTCAGCAGTGATGAAAGCCAGCAGTCTGAAAACAGTGAGAATGAAGAGGACACTGTGTGTTTCATTGAAAATAGTGGTCAAAAAGAGTCATTAAATGGAGACTCAGAAAATACATCACCTGACAATGCATTGTTTGTAATTGACACAACTCCTCGATTGAGTGCTGATAAAAATTTTTGCTTGGATGAAGAAGACAAGGCAAGTGAGGTTGCcactgaggaagaggaggaggaggaagaaagtgaAGAAGAACCATCAGACAGTGACAGAAGTAAAGATAATGAGTTTAGTGATGAAGACAACTTACTAAATAGCACAAAATCTAAACT tctGAAGTTGACTAGCAGCAGCATAGATCCTGGTCTGAGTATTAAGCAGCTGGGTGGTTTGTATATTAATGTCAATGCAGACAAGCTACAGTTGAACAAGAGAACCCTAACACAgatcaaggagaaaaagaaaaatgag CTTTTGCAGAAAGCCGTCATTACTCCTGATTTTGAAAAAAACTACTGTGTCCCACCATATAGTGAATCAAAGTATAAACTTCAGAAAAAACGCAGA caaGAGCGACAAAAAACAGCAGGTGATGGCTGGTTTGGTATGAAAGCTCCAGAACTGACAGATGAACTGAAAAATGATCTCAAAGCACTGAAGATGAGAGCTAGCATGGACCCAAAAAGGTTTTACAAGAAAAATGATAGAGACGGCTTCCCCAAGTACTTCCAG
- the DNTTIP2 gene encoding deoxynucleotidyltransferase terminal-interacting protein 2 isoform X1, with protein sequence MVVTRSARPQAGIQTTSVESSQQKNSAASRIQAHPKGQKESPSDDPSIAESQTSREQSPAPKTRKRKSGTTGSLPGMNKPSTDGEISEAESNCSSVSEAQDPILRVTRRRQILVAGTPVSSVRKRLKITRVSESHTEEEVSEAESHISGISRIVHPTEITTRTRRSKAKSRTYPNQESHVEANSDAESSCSDISSFSGIATRRTTRSMQRKLQAQTEENDTKIVPGNEKQIINTPVNLEDSDTRRTSRLLARSLSQINKPNISNNETYDDPNNDSFFGNSGKKLIVQKHQSFNIREEKQDNVSPLKEVTKENCKSLEEEAKGIIDAGKEINEKNSQLKSLSELQDTSLQQLVSQRHSTPESNKTTSASSNLNCEAVMKSLAQTFAVVEVDRWNEERNSSIKTSDWIELGDGDDNDEEEECTVIGVGEDMSKERDVDFECDTKLCEVEPSTSQDKDDSVLLVLSSDESQQSENSENEEDTVCFIENSGQKESLNGDSENTSPDNALFVIDTTPRLSADKNFCLDEEDKASEVATEEEEEEEESEEEPSDSDRSKDNEFSDEDNLLNSTKSKLLKLTSSSIDPGLSIKQLGGLYINVNADKLQLNKRTLTQIKEKKKNELLQKAVITPDFEKNYCVPPYSESKYKLQKKRRQERQKTAGDGWFGMKAPELTDELKNDLKALKMRASMDPKRFYKKNDRDGFPKYFQIGTIVDNPADFYHSRVPRKQRKRTIVEELLADSEFRRYNRRKYSEIMAEKAANAAGKKFRKKKKFRN encoded by the exons ATGGTGGTTACTAGGTCCGCGCGGCCTCAGGCCGGGATCCAAACCACGTCAGTTGAAAGCTCCCAGCAGAAG AATTCTGCTGCCTCAAGAATTCAGGCACATCCAAAAGGCCAGAAGGAATCTCCATCTGATGACCCAAGTATTGCTGAGTCACAGACCAGTAGGGAACAAAGTCCAGCTCCtaaaaccaggaagaggaagagcgGAACTACAGGTTCATTACCAGGAATGAACAAACCTTCTACTGATGGAGAGATCTCTGAAGCAGAGTCAAACTGTTCTTCTGTGTCTGAGGCCCAGGATCCCATTTTAAGAGTAACTAGGAGAAGGCAGATCTTAGTTGCAGGCACCCCAGTTTCCAGTGTAAGGAAAAGGCTGAAAATAACTCGAGTAAGTGAGTCTCATACTGAAGAAGAAGTCTCTGAAGCAGAATCACATATTTCAGGTATTTCTAGAATTGTGCATCCCACAGAAATAACAACAAGAACCAGGAGAAGTAAGGCTAAATCCCGAACCTATCCAAACCAAGAATCCCATGTGGAAGCTAATTCTGATGCTGAGTCATCATGCTCagacatttcttcattttctggaaTTGCAACTAGGAGAACAACAAGGAGTATGCAAAGGAAATTACAGGCACAAACTGAGGAGAATGATACTAAGATTGTACcaggaaatgaaaagcaaatcatAAATACACCTGTGAATTTAGAGGATTCAGATACCAGACGAACTTCTCGTTTGCTAGCAAGATCGCTTTCTCAGATAAATAAGCCAAATATCTCTAATAATGAAACTTATGATGACCCTAATAATGACTCCTTCTTtggaaattcaggaaaaaaactaatAGTGCAAAAACACCAAAGTTTTAATATAAGAGAGGAAAAACAAGACAACGTTTCACCTCTCAAAGAAGTAACAAAGGAGAATTGTAAGAGCTTAGAGGAAGAAGCCAAAGGAataatagatgcaggaaaagaaattaatgagaaaaattCTCAGTTGAAGAGTCTTTCTGAACTTCAGGACACTAGCCTTCAGCAGTTAGTTTCGCAAAGGCATTCAACCCCTGAAAGTAACAAAACCACCTCAGCATCCTCAAACCTGAACTGTGAGGCTGTAATGAAATCGTTAGCTCAAACATTTGCAGTTGTGGAAGTGGACAGATGGAATGAAGAGAGAAACAGCAGCATAAAAACAAGTGACTGGATAGAgcttggtgatggtgatgataatgatgaagaAGAAGAGTGCACAGTTATAGGTGTTGGCGAAGACATGAGCAAAGAAAGGGATGTAGATTTTGAGTGTGATACCAAGCTGTGTGAAGTTGAGCCCAGCACATCTCAGGATAAAGATGATTCTGTTTTATTAGTTCTCAGCAGTGATGAAAGCCAGCAGTCTGAAAACAGTGAGAATGAAGAGGACACTGTGTGTTTCATTGAAAATAGTGGTCAAAAAGAGTCATTAAATGGAGACTCAGAAAATACATCACCTGACAATGCATTGTTTGTAATTGACACAACTCCTCGATTGAGTGCTGATAAAAATTTTTGCTTGGATGAAGAAGACAAGGCAAGTGAGGTTGCcactgaggaagaggaggaggaggaagaaagtgaAGAAGAACCATCAGACAGTGACAGAAGTAAAGATAATGAGTTTAGTGATGAAGACAACTTACTAAATAGCACAAAATCTAAACT tctGAAGTTGACTAGCAGCAGCATAGATCCTGGTCTGAGTATTAAGCAGCTGGGTGGTTTGTATATTAATGTCAATGCAGACAAGCTACAGTTGAACAAGAGAACCCTAACACAgatcaaggagaaaaagaaaaatgag CTTTTGCAGAAAGCCGTCATTACTCCTGATTTTGAAAAAAACTACTGTGTCCCACCATATAGTGAATCAAAGTATAAACTTCAGAAAAAACGCAGA caaGAGCGACAAAAAACAGCAGGTGATGGCTGGTTTGGTATGAAAGCTCCAGAACTGACAGATGAACTGAAAAATGATCTCAAAGCACTGAAGATGAGAGCTAGCATGGACCCAAAAAGGTTTTACAAGAAAAATGATAGAGACGGCTTCCCCAAGTACTTCCAG